The DNA window TTATGGTAAGCCAGTCCTTGGTCATGGGCCTCGTGCTATTGCAGGTTCAGTCGGTGATTAGTCGAGATACAGCTCGCGGCCGGGGCCCCAGCGGCTAGCAACCGGCCCCTCTGAAACCGCCTTCACGCGCACAAAATACCGCCGCCCGGGAATCAGGCGCAACGAGGCTGCGGTGTCTGGCACGTCGGCTTCTTTGATAATGTTCTGAAAGCTGGGTTCTTCAGAAAGCTGCAATCGATATTTGTCAGCAAAATCAGCCTGCTCCCAAAATACCCGAACCTGACTGTCCAGATAATTGATGTTGATGATTCGAACCGGTGGCAGGGTGCCATTGACGGTGAGTTTTCGGGCTTCGGAGGCTGCGAATGATGTGCCGCCCGCTTCAGTTGTCACTCGCCAGAAATAGGTGCCGGGGCTTAGAGCTCTCGAGGGCAGTGCTCGACTTTCTGGCGCCCATTCACTGGTGCTCATCAGGTTCTCGAACGTTTGGTCTTGTGAAATCTCGACACGAGCCACTTCGTTTGCCCCCTTCAGCTGCCAACGAAACTCCGGCATGTCATCGTCGACACTGGCACCGCTCTCAGGGCTTATAAGTGCCGGAGTTTTGGCATGCAGCTCCACTTCGATAGGAATCACCGAAGGTAATCCCGCAATACCACGTTTATCAAGAGCGGCAACATGGACTTCATATTGCCCATTGTCGAGTTGATCTATCGGGAATTGGTTGCTGGTGACACTGCGGCTTTGTACCCATCCACCCGAGAAGGTCTCAAAAATATCGATTCGATGGGCGGGAGCGAGCGTTGTTTGCCAAGATAGTTTCAGCGGTAGCTGGCTGACCAACGGTTCTACGGGGTTAATCTCGGGGCGCGGTGGCAGCTGGCGGATGTGCAGACGCTCTGAGCCTGTCGTGGCGACGCTTGCGCCATAACCCGCTGGAATTCTTTGTGCCTTACCGGGGCGACCAAAAT is part of the Marinobacter sp. JH2 genome and encodes:
- a CDS encoding FecR domain-containing protein encodes the protein MPKPIVPTLRNSLAYWFALAITLMPGLALAEWTVAQGSAPVPSHSAETMSEWVYTLQKKDSLASISESLLQNPRDSYQLLAHNGLPGNTSLKAGQSLRIPIAWLKRQPEPVRVSSVSGNVQHISGSDARKIALTEQSLIRVGDELLLGAGSATLTLADGSELRVSPNSRLMFNRLTQYGKTGMVDTRLRLHKGEVHSRVKPLRGNGARFEITTPSAVVAVRGTAFTLQASANDSSVQVQEGAVDFGRPGKAQRIPAGYGASVATTGSERLHIRQLPPRPEINPVEPLVSQLPLKLSWQTTLAPAHRIDIFETFSGGWVQSRSVTSNQFPIDQLDNGQYEVHVAALDKRGIAGLPSVIPIEVELHAKTPALISPESGASVDDDMPEFRWQLKGANEVARVEISQDQTFENLMSTSEWAPESRALPSRALSPGTYFWRVTTEAGGTSFAASEARKLTVNGTLPPVRIININYLDSQVRVFWEQADFADKYRLQLSEEPSFQNIIKEADVPDTAASLRLIPGRRYFVRVKAVSEGPVASRWGPGRELYLD